The Winslowiella toletana region CTGGCATGCTGTGGCTGGCCAAAGCGCAGGGATCGGGAGACAAATCCCGAATAGTTAATATTCTCCGGTAAGCGATAAGGCGGTGGATTTTCACCGTTATAAACGATCCCGGTCACCATCGGGCGATCCAGATCGCCATCGACGTAGCTGATCAATACCTCCTGGCCGACGCGCGGCATCGCCAGCACGCCCCAGCCTTTCCCGGCCCATGCCTGCACTACGCGGATCCAGCAGGAACTGTCATCTTCGGTGGTTTTATAGCGATCCCAGTGAAAGTGCACGCGAATACGGCCAAACTTGTCGGTATGCACTTCTGACTCTTTTGCTCCCACCACCGTCGCGCTTTGCAAACCTGAAACCTGTGGATGCGGCGTCACACATTGCGGACGGAAAATAATGTCATCGTTTAAGGCTTTAAACCGACAAACAATATTCCGCCCCTGGCTGTCGCTGTCCGGCCCGTCCTGGACAAAACTGTAGTCACAGCCGATCAGCTTAAATCCACGATTACGATTACTGTCAGGATGCTGTACCAAAGAGAAAGAGCGACCCGCTGACAATCCTGTGGCATTACTTTCACCCGACAACATTTGCCCATGGCTCTGAATAGCCTCAAGGCGTAAACGGGCAATATCTTCACCATGTTGCGTGTCGGTGTATCCCGCAGCATAGTCGTACCATTCCAGCGGCACGTCTTGCAGATACTGGCGGCTTTCTTCTATATGCGTTTGCAATGTATTGCGCGGATTACGGAAATCAAAATCGCGCAGTACCACCTCACTGGAGTGGATACGCTGTGAGCGCTGAATGCGCTGAACGCCCTCACGAATCGCCCGCATCTCTTCACTATCCGGCAGGAAAGTAAGTTCGGCATACGGCGCTTCCAGTGCCGGAAACTGCTGCTGGTCAGTAATAACTAAAGTGTGTTTATCGTCGTGATGTTCGAAGTAGTACCAGACTCCCTCATCCTCCATCAGACGATTAACAAACGCGAAGTCTGTCTCTTCAAACTGTACGCAATACTCACGCGAGGGATAGCTGCTGACAATATCGAACCGGTAGTCAGCAAAGTTATAGCGCGAGAATACCTGCTCAATAATATCGATAATGCTCAGATTCTGGAAAATCCGGCAGTTACGGTTTTGCTGTAAAAACCACAGCCAGGTACTCAGTTCAAGGCGATAAATAAATTGATTTTGTCGCTGTCCTTCATCATTTCCCGCCACCACATAGGTAAAAAAGGTTCGGTAACCGGCAGAATCCGGTAATTCAATTTTTACCTTGATGACTTCCCCTAATAAACCGATCAGATTAATATCCGCATCCGCAGCCTGAAACTCCAGTTTATAAGCCGGGTTATCCGAGAGCCGTTCTTCCGTAGTGAAACTAAGAGGAAAGGCATTCAGACCTGATAACACTTCATTCTCTATCTCAATTAATGGCATAACGACTCCGTTTAAAATTAATCTGCGCTGATATCAGTTATGCGAATTCAATACCCAGTTCGGTTTCTTCAACGATCAGGCGTATCTCTTTCAACGGTTCAGCCTCGTGACGACGCTGCAAAACTTCATTGCCAACAACGGGAAGAATTGTCTGGCGCAACAGCTCTTCAACCGCTCGGCCATGATTGGGATGACTACTGACTCTGCTGGCGATCCATCCAGGAATATCGCCTTCGATAATCAAACCGGCGCCGATTTCATCCGCTAAACGCTGCTGCAAACGTGAAAGATGATAAGAGGCTATTTGCGCCAGCGCGGCTTGATCCAATGGGATATAGGGAATGATATGAACTCTGGCTAACAGCGCGGGAGCAAAGCGGCGCAGCAAGGCGTCGTATACCAGAGGTTTCAGCGCCGCAGGTTTAATATCGCTTTCAGCCAGGTAAGCCTGTTCGATCTCTTCGGCGCCCTGATTGCAGGTCAGCAGAATAAAACATTGGCGGAAACTGACTAAACGCCCTTCGGCATCCTCCATCCAGCCTTTATCGAACACCTGATAAAAAGCGTCCTGAATATCGGGATGCGCTTTATCAAACTCATCCAGCAGAATAACCGAATAGGGTTTGCGCCTTACCGCTTCGGTTAATTTCCCACCTTTGCCATAACCGACATAGCCCGGAGGCGCGCCTTTCAGCGTCGATAACGTGTGTGCTTCCTGAAACTCGCTCATATTAAAGGTAATAAGGTTATGAGCACCGCCGTAGAGTGTTTCGACCAGTACATTGGCGGTTTCCGTTTTTCCGGTTCCGGTGGAGCCGGCCAACAGAAAGATTCCCAGCGGACGGTCCTGCGACTGAATGCCTGCCCGGGCGATGCGTATCGCCTGAGAGATCTCTTTGATGCCGTGCTGTTGCCCAAAGATACGCTCACCAAGCCGCTGTTCGAGATTCAATACATTCTCAATATCGTCCTGCAACATCTTGCCGGAAGGGATACCGGTCCAGTCGGAAAGCACCGCCGCAATGCTCTGCTCATCGACCCATGGGTATACCAACGGCGTGCCTTCCTGTAGCGCCAGCAGCTCAGACCAGCGCGCATGTCCGGCCAGCGTATCGTGACTTTTGGCATCGGGAATCACCTCATTAACCAGCTGTTTTTCCTGATAATCACGAATTTTCAGCGCCGTCAGTTCGCTTTCTGACCTCTCAATCTGCGTCACGACTTCAGCCAGTCGCAGTTCGACGTTCGCCCCGAGCTGTTGCTCGCGAATCAAATAGTGATGCTCAGTTTTCAGTACATCCAGCTGGGCTGATAATTGCTCGATCGCTTGTGGCTCGGCGTGCTGGCTAAGCGCGACGCGTGCGCAAGCGGTATCCAGCAGGCTGATGGCTTTATCGGGCAGCTGTCGGGAAGGCAAATTGCGCAGTGACAAACGGACGGCAGCAGCAATGGCACCGTCACGGATAGTGACGTTATGGTGCTGAGCAAAGTGTGGCGCAATCGCCCGCAGCATATCGATGGCGACAGACTCGTTCGGCTCACCTATCAATACCCGCTGGAAGCGGCGAGTCAGAGCGGCATCCGGTTCAATAAACTGCTTATATTCTGACCAGGTGGTGGCAGCGATCATCCGCAGCGCCCCTCTGGCGAGCATTGGTTTAAGCAGGTTCACCGCATCCCCGGTGCCTGCTTGTCCACCGGCACCGACCAGCGTATGAGCCTCATCACAAAACAGGATAATCGGCGTATCGGACTGGCTGATGCCGTCAATCAGCGATTTAAGCCGCGATTCAAACTCACCACGCATACTGGCACCCGCCTGCATCCGCCCCAGATCCAGAGAGAGCAGACGCGCCCCTTTTAACAACGGAGGCACATCGCCGCTGGCTAATTTGCGCGCCAGCGCCTCAACCACTGCGGTTTTACCAACGCCCGCTTCCCCGACCAGAATCGGGTTGTTCTGACGGCGACGCAGCAAAATATCGACAACCTGCCGCAGTTCAGCATCGCGACCAATCACCGGATCGATATCACCAGCCTGCGCTTGTTGGGTAAGATCGTTACACCACTTATTTAGCGCAGCCTGAGCTTCGCTTGACGAACTACCCGGAGTTTCCGTCGCCAGCGCATCGCCTTTCGGCACATCTTCTGCATACTCAACAGAGTTACGCAGCAGATCCTCATACTCTTCTGCGACCTGAGGAATCGGCAGCTTTTTAAACTCACCACACAGGCGATACAACCAACGCTGATGCTGCGTGTCTTGCAGTAACGCCAGCAAAATGTGCGAGGTACGAATAGGAGAAGGTGAGCCCATTAACTGGCTCATCACCAGCCCGCCTTCAACCGCGGCTTCAAGCCTGGATGACAAATCTTGTACCGAGACTTTAGTCACCGGCATATGCTGAATAATATGATCAAGCTGAGCTGAGATAATTTCCTGATTCAGGTCGTAATGCGCCAACAGCAGAGGAATATCACCACGTTGTTGATCCATCAGCACTTTCAACCAATGCTCCAGCTCCACATACTCATGTCGATAACTGCGGCAAAGTCGGGTTGCCTCAACAAAAGTTTTATAGGCAAAGGCACCCAATCGATTAAAAAGACGTTCACGTTGATACACCGTTATCGCTCCCATAAGTTAGGTAACTGTTCTGTAAATTGGCTGTATGCGCAGTGCTGAGTCTGGCTTTAACCAGCAATGGCGGCTAAGGGTTCCCCCTCCCAGGCGACAGGCCATGTCGGGGGAGGTTTTGATGATCAATTGCACGTCCAGCACCATGCGGTAGCGGACAAAGTCATGACAGATGCGCACCAGCGTGTTGATGCGTTCACTATTGCGCTGAAAATACAGATATTGCGGATCGGAGACCGGACCAATTGACAGCTGCAGGCTATGCTGCACATCGAAAAAGCGACGCCCGACACGCGTGCTGCCCAAGCGGCCCATTCGCTGGTTTTGTTGGTTGCGGGAATCATCAATCCACAACCCTTTATGCGCCTCAAGACGGACAGGGACAGCAAAGTATTGGCTGAGAATGTCCTGTAGCTTGCGCAGCGAGCCTCTGCCCGGCAGATAGGCGCCAGGGAAGCAGCGCCTGATCCGCTCCAGGTGGGGATTCTGTGCCTGCTGAGGCGTCAGCCCGGCCAGCTGGCATAAATGTTGTTGAAAGGCATTATCCGATGGCCGATCGTGGCCAACAGCGACATGCGTTTGCGCCCATGCCCGATAATGCAAAATCGCCATTCGTTGGCTGAGGATGCCGGCAAACTGCTCAAAGGCCGCGTTGCGTTTGGACAGCGCCTCATTGCGGGCATGCTCGGTGACATGAATCGGCAGGGGTCCATACGGCGCGAACAAGCCAAAGTGACGGCAGAAAATCGTAATCTCCGACAACCGATGTCGGGTATTCAGCGTTTGTCGAACATCGCTCACTTCACGCGGCGCAAAAGACATATCAGCAGGTTGAATAATCCGCAGCCGAATATGACTTTTATCCCCCAAAGTGCCGAGGCGTCTTTGTTCCGGCGTGGCGCGCTCAATGCGTCGCAGTAATTCAAAAAAGTCCTGGCTGGCCGAAAGGCCAGGCAAAAAAGCACTGTCCCGGGGCTGAAGATTAGTCATAACGCACAGGCCCCCACTCTGCGAAGGTTTCGCCATCAAGCTGCATCTGCATTCTCAGGGTTTGCCCTAATTCACAATATTCTGATAAGGCGTGATGCAGGATACGGGCGAACAGAAAGGCACCTTTATCACTGTGGTGGCTACTGCTGAAATTCAGGGTGGCTTCAACCCCTCGCGACCAGGCAATAGGCCCTGCTACTGCATGGCGCTCAAATTTATGCGCCATGCTGGCATGAATAAGACTGGTGATCCTTTTGTACTGATTCACCTCTTCAGGCTGACAAAACAGAGATAGCCAGTCTTTCAGCAGCGGTGAGCAATCGGTAATTTCCGGTAGCGCGTAGCGCAGTGGATTATTAGCAATCAGCTGCAATGCCTGCCAGGCTTGCGCCATATCAGGCACTCCCTGCGGTTTGCTCGGTTGGCGTAGCATCTCTATCTGGCCAACCGGCAGAGCAATTTCCAGCTGAAATTCCGGCTGTTGTAACTGACTGGGGACTAAGTGGCGTTCGCAGACCATTGCCTCGATGGACAACGATTTGACGTGATCGATATCGACGCCACTGGCGCCGGGGGAAATGGCGATAAACAGACTGTCATGGGGTAACGGGGAGTTTTTAGCCCGATGTTTATCGGTAAACTCGCGGCGGCGGCGGATACTGTAACCCGCGACTTTATCGTCATCATCAAAGCGAGCATGTCCATGCAGCGAAGAGAACGGCACGCTGCCTCCCTCGGTCAGCAAACCGTTAACCGCCGTGACATGATGAATCTCATACAGCGCCGGATTCAACGGATCAACCACCACCGGATATTCTGTATGTTCCCCATTAATCAGTACCGGACTGCAGCGACGTTTAAACAGATTAATTATTGGTGTCGCAAACAGGCGGAAGTCGTCGCGACCGACTCGGCCAATTAAATGTAACGGTCGTTGATCGAGTACAAACAGTATTTCGAAGCTGTGAATGCCCTCTCCCTGCTGCAGAAAATCATTGATTCCCTGTAATTCGAGATCGAAAAACCGTGAAGGTGCAGCGAAATATTCCCGCAGCAAACGGCTGCCGGGCAGTTCACTGATTCCCACCGGCAGCAGCGCTTCTTGCTCACTCAATCCTCCCTGGCAAAGGTGTTCTTTGGTCAGAACCTTAACCAAAGGTTCTCCTTCTGTGCTGGCCCATAAAACTATACGCAGCGTGTTATTCAGCAGTGTGGTGAGTAACTGATTTGCATGAATCGTTCCCGCAGCCAGCGTCAGATTCATCGGGGAAAAATCCAGTTCGGATAGCGAAGCCACGCCCTGCGTGGTAAAACGCAGCCGTAAATGGGCCTGCCCGGCCTGCAATTGCTGGGCAACCGTCTGTGGCAAATAGGCCGGCGGCGTGCTGGCACACTCAGCATTTTCAATGATGAGCGGCTGTATATTCAGATTTCGGCCGGTTGAAAAATTGGCCCGCCGATTATTAAGCGAACTGTCACTCAGCGTTACCCGGCTGCCTTTAGGCAATACCACATGCGAATGCCATTGCGGTGAGGTGAGATCCGGGATCAACGCAATCGTGGCAATAGAAGGTAACGGCGTATACCAAAGTGGTGCCAGCCGCCCGAGCATTTGCAGTGCGAATTCGGGATGTTCGTTATTCAGCCGCTGCTGAATACGCGAGCTGAGAAAGGCAGTGCCTTCAAGCAGCCGCTCTACAAAAGGATCGAGCACACCGTCTGCGTGTAATCCAAGATGTTGAGCCACTTGCGGATGCATATGCGCAAAGCGCTGCCCATCCTCGCGCAAATAACGCAACTCTTCATTATATAAAGTCAGAAAACTTTCGTTTAGCATGACGGCTGTCCCTGTTTTATTGCTACGCGTTATTCAAACAACGCGAACCATTCCGTAGGAGTAATCAAGTGCGATACGTAAATTCACTAAATGCCCTTCACCGGGCAAATTACACAGGGCATGGATGTCGAACAGAATAGCGAGCACCCAGGTCTGGTCTTTATTAATCAGTGGTACGACTTTGATCGAACGCGGGTCCAGACGTGATTCAAAGGTGGCGATAATGCGCTGTATACGCCTGGCCAATTCCATCAAATCGGTGTGTACCGGAACTTGCTGACTGAGTGAAGGCAAGCCGAAATTCAGCACTGAAGTTTCGCAATAGGGATAGCCCTTCAACTTCAGTTCAGCACTGTGCGCCGAATCATTTAATAACGTCTCGATGTCACGCAAAATAACCTCACGCCAGTGTGGTAAGCGTGCGTGTTCGTGACGAAGACTTAATTTGTCGAAAAGCATCGGCGCTGAAATATCCATAATTGGCCCTTACTCATCCTGTTGTTAAGACTGCTCTCCTGAACCGAGAGCAGTCTTGATGCATTACGGTGTTAAATACGGGCGTTCAGTTTCAGGTCGTAGCCTGATTTAATTACAGCGCCCATCGAGCCATCATTTTTCTGCTCTTTGTATTCAACTTCGATACGGGCAAAGTTAAGGCTGATAGCATCTGTTGGCAGCACAGTGCCGTTTTCTTCCTGATCGCTGTTGCCAAGAGGCATATTGCCGACCGTCTTGAAAGAAGACACCAGACAGTTACTGAACGTCACCGTCAGGAAGTCTTGCTGACCACTGCCTGATTTACGGCACACCAATTTAGCCTGAGGAATATGCTCACCAGTAGCACACATCAGGAACAGCTTTGGTGATGCCTTATTGCTGACCATGCGGAATTCGAAGTCCTTCATTTCGACTTTTCCGGAGCCACCGCCACTGCCAAAACCCCAACGCCCTGCGTTTTCCTCTGCCCATTGCCAGGCCTGTAACTGAATCCATCCAGCATAATTCTGGTCAGGGGATTCGCCTTCTACACCCTCGATTTTTAGAAAGTAATCGACTAAAGCTGCCATTTTTTCACTCCTGAATTAATGTCATTAAAGTTGGGTTAAATAACTATTCCGCAATAAAATATTGCCTCAATAAATTCTTAAATCCTTCTGTTCGCTTATTACCTCCTTGAAAAATACATTGATATTCCTACTACTATGTTTATCTATATTTGGACTAATAATGAATCGGATTAAAAATTACTTTGTTTCACTTTCTTTGCTGGAAGGAAGTTTAGAAACCAGTCGCAGAGAAACGGTCATACCTTCCAGCTGATAGTGAGGGCGCAAATAGAAGTGGGCACGATAAAAACCCGGATCGTCTTCCACATCCTCCACCTGCACTTCAGCCGCAGCTAATGGGCGTTTAGCTTTGGTCGCTTCGGTAGAAATTGAAGGGTCACCATCGACATAGTTCATCAACCAGTCGTTAAGCCACACTTGCATATCATCCCGTGAGCGGAATGAACCAATCTTGTCGCGCACAATGCATTTCAGGTAGTGAGCGAAACGACAGGTCGCAAAAATATAAGGCAAACGGGCGGATAATTTGGCATTTGCCGTGGCGTCCGGATCGTCATAATTGGCAGGTGAATGCAAAGTACAGGAGCCAATAAATGCCGCGAAGTCCGAGTTTTTTCGGTAAACCAGCGGTAAGAAGCCAGCGCTGGATAACTCGTTCTCACGACGGTCGGAAATAGCTAACTCTGTCGGACAAGTGAGTTCATATCCTCCTTCATCAGAGGGGAAAGCATAGGCCGGGAGCTCCTCTACTGAACCACCAGATTCAATGCCACGGATGCGCGAGCACCAGCCATATTCATTAAAAGCACGGTTGATATTAACGCCCATCGCATAGGCGGCATTGGCCCAGGTAAAGTCCTCTGTCGCATACGGGCTGACCACTTCTTCGAAAGCGAAATCGTCAATCGGGTCGCCTTTCGAACCGTACGGCAGGCGAGAAAGAAAGCGTGGCAGCGTCAGTACCAGATAACGGGAGTCATTGCTTTCACGCAAACGACGCCATGGCGCATATTCCGGGGTGGTGAAAATTTTGCCAATATCGCGCGGATTACCCAGCTCCTTCCAGCTGTTCATTTGCATGATGCTGGGAGAAGAAGAGGCAATAAAAGGACAGTGCGCCGCTGCCGCAACTTTGGCTAACTCAGTCAACAGAGCCACGCTTTGTGGACTGTGATCGAACTCATAATCGCCAATCATGCAACCAAAGGGCTCACCACCAAATTGCCCATATTCATGTTCATAGATCTGTTTGAATATCGGGCTTTGATCCCATGCTGAACCGCGATAACGGCGCAGGGTTTTTGCCAGCTCATCCTGGCTTATATTAAGCACGCGGATTTTTAACGTCTCATTGACTTCAGTGTTATCTACAAGATAAGCAAGGCCGCGCCAAGCAGATTCCAGTTTTTGAAACTCTTTGTGATGCAAAATATGGTTCATTTGCTCGGAGAGCTTTTCATCAATTTCAGCCACCAAAGATTCAATGGTCAGTACCACATCACGGCTGACTTTTACCTGGCCTTTGTTGGCGTAAGCAGCAAGCGTGCCGATAGCTCTGCGCACGGTGGCGCTGGCTTCATCAGTTCTCGGGCGAAAAGAGCGTTTTAAAATATCGTCTAACTCGTTCTCGACAATATCGACACCGACATCGACATCGAGTGTGTTATTGAGCTGGGACTGCGCCATGTTCTCCACTATTTTTCTCCGTCTTCCACTAAAGCATCGTTATCTTCACCGAGCTTCGAAACCGTTCCCTGTGCATCGGTCGCCAGACTTTGTAAAAAGTCAGGTTGTTCAAGCAGCTGTTTTACCACCTCTTCCGCGCTGGTTTTCCCGTCCATATAGGTAATCAGCTCAGCCAAATGCGTCCGCGCCTCAAGTAATTTTTCCATTTGCGGAATACGCCTGGCTAATGCGCCAGGAGAAAAGTCATCCATTGACTCAAATTCAAGTTCAACATTGAGCAACTCATCATCTTCACTCAAAGTGTTATCTACGTTGAATTTCAGGCGCGGTTTGATTGCTCTCATTCGCGCATCGAAGTTATCCTGGTCAAAAGTCAGAAATTTACGTTCTTCAACAGCCGGCAGCGGTTTTTCCCGATGGCCAGACAGGTCGGCCATAACACCAGTAACAAAAGGCAACTCAACTTTCTTGTTCGAGCCATAAATTTCGACGTCGTATTCAATTTGCACGCGCGGTGCATTATTCCTGCCAATAAATTTTTGTGAGCCAGAATCTTTAGCCATTATCTGTCCTTATTGAAACGTTGGGTTGTTTTTCCCGGCCAGCTGCTTCAATGTAACAACAGCTTCCGGTAGAATTTCTTCAACAATGGAATAGAAATCCATACCTATCATCTCCTTGGTTCGGTAAATGAACATGGGTGCTGGATGACTTGGTTCGTAACATTGGAAATACTCCAAAATACGGTCCAGCATCATAATGACCTCTTGCCTGGAGCTAATTCTTTTGTCACTTAAATTTGAATTCACGTTGTCATAACCGTCACTGCCCCTCTCCTCTGAATCGGAAAGTTCTGAGTCATCACGTGGCGGTTCGTTGAGTCGTGAAAGCTGGTTAAGCTGTGAAAGACTGGTCTTAAAAAAATTATGTAATAAATCACAATTTAGTTGATACCCTTCACTGCATTGATTTGCGTAGCGCGAAATTTCTTCGAGAAATTTATCAATCCCTGAGAGTTGTTCCGTGAGTTCTGGCAGGCCATTTTTCTGAAAATAATTATTTACCGCTATCACTAACGCAGAAGATGAAACAGCGTGCCGTTCCTGACCACCGGAAGTGGATTCATTAACAATCAGGTTTTGTAAAGTGAAAGAATGCTCCGGCGTGATGCGCATCGCTTTAATTTCCGCAATACATTGTGCCGTCGCTAACCAGCCGAGGGCAGCAGCGTGACCACTATTCACTGGCGCTTCTTCTGAACGCGGATAGATAACAGCAGAATCGTCCTGGATGCGATTATGCAAACTCATCAGGCTCTCATAAAGCGCAAAAACACCTTTAATCTGAACATTTGCCCTTATAAACCAAACCATTACGCGCAAGTCAAAACACTGTTCCAGTAATTTTTCAGCCATTTCACTAATATGATGCCAGTTAATTTTTGGCGGCTCAGATGAGCGAGAGAGAGGATCGGCAGACTCATCCAATTGAGATAAAATAGACTCAATCTCACCATATTCTGGCTCGTATTCGACACCGAATAATGTTTCAGAAGATATATCACTCATATTTTTTCCGTCCCTTTTAACGTTGTCCTTCCATGTACATTAATAATAACTTAACTCATAATTAGCCATAGGGATAAAGTTATTGCGCATTTTTTCACCCTTCATAAACTCATAGAATTCATAAAGTTATTGTGTAGTCGAATGACGTGGATGAATCGTCCCAAGGGAAGGATACTGAGTATGGAAAACAAGATATATAATGACTTCGCGTGGGAATGCTTGCGCAGAAATCCGAAATATATTAAAGATTGGGAGTTTGCCATGGGCAAAAACCATACAGAAATTGTGGCCATTCAAGATAAATCCGAACTGACTCAGTCAGAATTAGACCTGAACGCAGAAGACAAATGGGGGCTATTAAAATACATTCCTCCCTCCGATCCCAACCCAACAAATGTTTTTTGGTCGCCAAAATTAAGCAATCGTTCTGTCAGAGTTACCCTAAGCAATAGCGAAAAAATTAAAGGAGGATATACCTGGGGTGATATGTCTAACCTGCCGGGAATTAAACATCAATTTCTCCGCATGCATGATAATACGCTGTGCGTAAAAATATTTAATCAAAATGCATATTTTCAACTATTTCTTGAAAGTACAACGGTATTAACCGAGGATTCAGGGATTTATATTAACATCCCCCTACATCTGGAACTTGATGCTATTTCAAAAAACATTGAGATATTACAGAGCATTGTTAACCCCAAGATTGATGTTGAAGCCAAAGAGGATCAGTATCTGAGCCTGCTGAAAACCATAGACTACATAAAAAAAGGCTTTTCACATCGGGATATAGCATCAAAATTATTTGGTAATGAGCTGGTCAACAGTGAATGGTCAGCGGACAGTTGGGTAAGAGCAAAAATTCGCTATCGCATAAAAAAAGCGAATGAACTGATAAATCACGGTTATCTTAATTTTCTCTGAAGATCAGCCTCGCTGTTCTTAACATTACTGCATGCCAACGATGACTAACGTGGTCAATAAAAATTGGCCACAGATTTTTGATTTCCCTCACCGCGATGTAGGATTTAAATTCGACATCTGCAAAAAAACCGCCTTAACCCTCGATTAATAAAGAGACACCCTACCAGAATCATTAATTATCGAGAACTTTCTCATTACCTCTGCAAAAACACCTCCGGTCTGAAATTGAAAATGTTAGGGTAATCTTCTGTTGCAATTCCCTCTCTAAACTGGGAAGCCGATCGCATCGAATTGCGGATAATTTGAGTGGATGCCGTTAGCGAACATCCACTCAATAATCAAACGTCAGTGAAGTTTTTTACCATCAACAATAATGTGATGGGTACTGCGTGCTTTCGGGTGGATAAAGAAATGCCCTTCCGGCGCGGTATGCGCCTTGATATGCACCAGCGTAAGGTTTTTAGCTCCCGCTTTCTTGTTGTGTAACGCGTAAATCGCAAAAGGAATCGCCAGCACAACCAGGAAGCAGACCACCAGTAAACCGGCATAGATATCGTTAGCCTCCGCGCCTGGTAAGCCTGAAGGCGGAAAGAAAGAGACAATAAATGCCACCAGCGAAGTCAGCAGCCCCACCACCGCAACCGAGATTTTGACCTTGTTACCACCAGGGATATTAAAGGTGCGTTTGTTGTTCGGTTGCTTGCGAATCAGAGTGATATAAGCGAGGAACAACATGAAATAGCTGCAAAGATAAATCACCACCGTCAATGCCAGCGCAATCAGGAAGGACATATTATTGCCGCCTCCGGTGTTGGTCAGGATAATCAGCGCCACCGAGGTAATAATCAGCTGAGAGATCACCAACACTACCGGCACGCCATTCTTATTCATTTTGGCGAACTGCGCAGGCAGAATCCCTTTTTGCGCCGTCACCAGCATTCCACGGGAAGGGCCGACAATCCAGGCGGCTATCTCCGCCAGCACGCCCAACAGCAATAGCGCAGCGATAATGCGAATCGCCCACTCAAAACCGCTGCCAAAGTGATTGATAAGCACGCTAAAAGTCTGCATTACTCCGGCAGAGAGATTGATCTGTTCGTGTGGTATCACCGCCGCAATCGAAAGGCCACCGAGAGAACTCAGGCAAATCGCAGCAAACATCAAAAGCAGCATGGCAAGAGGATAATCGCGGCCAGGGTTTTTCATTTCGTTGACGTGCGTCGCCGAAGCTTCAACACCCATATAGCTAAGGATAAAGGCAACAAACACCACTAAGGTACTCATGCTGCTGAAGTTCGGGAAGAACGTGTCAGCACTCATTTCAATCGCAACCGGTGCGCCTGAACGCAGGTAACTGACCGCCAGGA contains the following coding sequences:
- a CDS encoding DNA -binding domain-containing protein produces the protein MENKIYNDFAWECLRRNPKYIKDWEFAMGKNHTEIVAIQDKSELTQSELDLNAEDKWGLLKYIPPSDPNPTNVFWSPKLSNRSVRVTLSNSEKIKGGYTWGDMSNLPGIKHQFLRMHDNTLCVKIFNQNAYFQLFLESTTVLTEDSGIYINIPLHLELDAISKNIEILQSIVNPKIDVEAKEDQYLSLLKTIDYIKKGFSHRDIASKLFGNELVNSEWSADSWVRAKIRYRIKKANELINHGYLNFL
- the gadC gene encoding glutamate:gamma-aminobutyrate antiporter — translated: MASTQTIAAPKQLTLLGFFAITASMVMAVYEYPTFATSGFALIFFLILGGILWFIPVGLCAAEMATVEGWEEGGVFTWVSKTLGERWGFAAISFGYLQIAVGFIPMLYFVLGAFSYILNWPELNNDPIVKTVAALIILWGLALTQFGGTKNTARIAKIGFFAGILLPAAILVILAVSYLRSGAPVAIEMSADTFFPNFSSMSTLVVFVAFILSYMGVEASATHVNEMKNPGRDYPLAMLLLMFAAICLSSLGGLSIAAVIPHEQINLSAGVMQTFSVLINHFGSGFEWAIRIIAALLLLGVLAEIAAWIVGPSRGMLVTAQKGILPAQFAKMNKNGVPVVLVISQLIITSVALIILTNTGGGNNMSFLIALALTVVIYLCSYFMLFLAYITLIRKQPNNKRTFNIPGGNKVKISVAVVGLLTSLVAFIVSFFPPSGLPGAEANDIYAGLLVVCFLVVLAIPFAIYALHNKKAGAKNLTLVHIKAHTAPEGHFFIHPKARSTHHIIVDGKKLH